The Lasioglossum baleicum chromosome 15, iyLasBale1, whole genome shotgun sequence genome has a segment encoding these proteins:
- the LOC143216554 gene encoding tubulin alpha-1 chain-like, whose protein sequence is MREVLSVHIGQGGVQMGNACWELYCLEHGIQPDGMLPPQSCSSDDGFQTFFSETGGGKYVPRAVFLDLEPTVIDEVRTGTYHQLFHPEQLISGKEDAANNYARGHYTLGKEIIELVLDRIRKIADMCSGLQGFLIFHAFGGGTGSGFTSLLMERLSMDYGKKAKLEFAIYPSPQISTAVVEPYNAILTTHTTLEHSDCAFLVDNEAIYDICRRNLDIERPTYTNLNRLIGQIVSSITASLRFDGALNVDLTEFQTNLVPYPRIHFPLATYAPIVSIEKAYHEQLTVMELTSSCFEPAMQMVKCNPHRGKYMACCLLYRGDVVPKDVNASIATIKTKRAIQFVDWCPTGFKVGINYQPPTVVPGGDLAKVQRAMAMLANTTAIAEAWTRLNRKFDLMFGKRAFVHWYVAESMDESEFNEAREDLAALEKDYEEVGMDSTDAGEGEDEN, encoded by the exons CGTGAAGTACTGTCAGTCCACATCGGCCAAGGCGGCGTCCAAATGGGAAATGCCTGTTGGGAATTATACTGTCTGGAACACGGCATACAGCCCGATGGCATGCTTCCTCCACAAAGTTGTTCCAGCGACGATGGCTTCCAAACTTTCTTCAGCGAGACCGGTGGTGGAAAATACGTTCCGCGAGCTGTGTTTTTGGATCTTGAGCCTACAGTCATAG ACGAAGTCCGCACTGGGACCTATCATCAACTCTTCCACCCAGAACAGCTAATCTCTGGCAAAGAGGATGCTGCGAACAATTACGCGAGAGGTCACTATACCTTAGGAAAGGAGATCATCGAGCTTGTTCTGGACAGGATCCGCAAAATCGCGGATATGTGCAGCGGTCTTCAGGGTTTCTTAATCTTCCACGCATTCGGCGGTGGTACCGGCTCTGGATTTACAAGCTTGCTGATGGAACGACTATCGATGGACTATGGGAAAAAAGCGAAACTGGAATTCGCCATCTATCCATCGCCACAGATTTCCACTGCTGTTGTAGAACCTTACAATGCTATACTAACCACGCACACAACATTAGAGCACTCGGATTGCGCGTTCCTCGTGGACAACGAAGCAATTTACGATATCTGCAGGCGGAACTTGGATATTGAACGACCGACCTACACGAACTTGAACAGATTGATCGGACAGATCGTTTCCTCCATCACGGCATCGTTGAGGTTCGACGGAGCCCTAAATGTTGATCTGACAGAGTTCCAGACGAACCTGGTACCCTATCCAAGAATTCATTTCCCTCTGGCGACGTACGCGCCTATAGTTTCCATCGAGAAAGCTTATCACGAGCAACTGACCGTCATGGAGCTGACTTCATCGTGTTTCGAACCTGCCATGCAAATGGTCAAATGTAACCCCCATAGAGGGAAATATATGGCTTGTTGCTTGTTGTATAGAGGGGACGTGGTGCCTAAAGATGTTAATGCGTCCATTGCTACAATTAAAACGAAGAGAGCTATTCAGTTCGTGGATTGGTGTCCCACTGGGTTTAAG GTGGGTATCAATTATCAGCCGCCAACCGTAGTGCCAGGAGGTGATTTAGCCAAAGTCCAAAGAGCAATGGCGATGCTTGCGAACACAACTGCGATCGCAGAGGCCTGGACGCGGCTGAACAGGAAATTCGATTTGATGTTCGGAAAGAGAGCATTCGTTCATTG GTATGTTGCCGAAAGTATGGACGAAAGCGAGTTCAACGAAGCCAGAGAAGATTTAGCTGCCCTGGAAAAAGATTACGAAGAAGTTGGCATGGACTCGACAGACGCAGGCGAAGGTGAAGATGAAAATTAG